In Bombina bombina isolate aBomBom1 chromosome 6, aBomBom1.pri, whole genome shotgun sequence, a single genomic region encodes these proteins:
- the YJU2B gene encoding probable splicing factor YJU2B isoform X1, which yields MPYNIWCDGCKNHIGMGVRYNAEKKKVGNYYTTPIYRFRMKCHLCVNYIEMQTDPANCDYVIVSGAQRKEERWDMNENEQILTTEHEQKQRLETDSMFRLEHGVADKEKLQRAVPSLSEIQEVQSAWKDDFAINSLLRSKFREEKKQIQEEEEKDQLLLKKTSLDLQLLPETEDDKKLAALLKYRSLESYEERQKKKRSEICSRSWFSPGGGNKQQTGSNTLRKLVIKPKSPSLIGTDALALGVVRRKSTESSENRNLQKQTEGGSRNEKLEIFNGEGSGTIDMADVCKTGIKDQEQEDKAICNQLKSEKEPMNTQALSTIHNSSHCQNSSKPPAPVSCLVPDYTDSSSEFED from the exons ATGCCGTATAATATCTGGTGCGATGGATGCAAGAATCACATAGGAATGG gtgTGCGTTACAATGCAGAGAAGAAAAAAGTGGGAAATTACTACACAACTCCCATTTACAG GTTTAGAATGAAGTGTCACCTGTGTGTTAACTACATTGAAATGCAGACAGACCCGGCAAACTGTGATTATGTCATTGTCAGTGGAGCTCAAAGGAAAGAAGAACGCTGGGACATGAATGAGAATGAGCAGATACTTACTACAG AACATGAGCAGAAGCAGCGTTTAGAAACGGACTCAATGTTTCGATTGGAGCATGGGGTGGCTGACAAAGAAAAACTACAGCGAGCTGTCCCCTCCTTGTCAGAGATTCAGGAAGTGCAGAGTGCCTGGAAGGATGACTTTGCTATCAACAGCCTGCTGAGAAGCAAGTTCAGG GAGGAAAAGAAACAAATACAGGAAGAAGAGGAAAAGGATCAATTGCTGCTCAAGAAGACATCACTGGATCTTCAGCTTCTCCCTGAGACTGAGGATGACAAAAAACTTGCAGCATTACTGAAATACCGGAGCTTAGAGT CATATgaggagagacagaaaaaaaagcGGTCAGAGATCTGCAGTCGTTCATGGTTCTCTCCTGGAGGAGGAAATAAGCAACAGACAGGTAGTAACACCTTGAGAAAACTAGTGATCAAACCCAAATCGCCATCTTTAATTGGGACAGATGCTCTTGCGCTTGGAGTTGTGCGGAGAAAATCCACAGAAAGCAGCGAAAATAGGAACTTGCAAAAACAAACTGAGGGTGGAAGTAGGAATGAGAAACTGGAGATCTTCAACGGCGAGGGGAGTGGGACGATAGACATGGCTGATGTCTGTAAAACGGGGATAAAGGACCAAGAACAGGAAGATAAAGCAATTTGTAACCAATTAAAGAGTGAGAAAGAACCCATGAACACCCAAGCTCTCAGTACAATACACAATTCTTCCCATTGTCAAAATTCTTCTAAACCTCCTGCACCGGTCTCCTGTCTTGTGCCTGATTATACAGATTCCAGCTCTGAGTTTGAAGACTAG
- the YJU2B gene encoding probable splicing factor YJU2B isoform X2: MPYNIWCDGCKNHIGMGVRYNAEKKKVGNYYTTPIYRFRMKCHLCVNYIEMQTDPANCDYVIVSGAQRKEERWDMNENEQILTTEHEQKQRLETDSMFRLEHGVADKEKLQRAVPSLSEIQEVQSAWKDDFAINSLLRSKFREEKKQIQEEEEKDQLLLKKTSLDLQLLPETEDDKKLAALLKYRSLECEDISGNGGWLI; encoded by the exons ATGCCGTATAATATCTGGTGCGATGGATGCAAGAATCACATAGGAATGG gtgTGCGTTACAATGCAGAGAAGAAAAAAGTGGGAAATTACTACACAACTCCCATTTACAG GTTTAGAATGAAGTGTCACCTGTGTGTTAACTACATTGAAATGCAGACAGACCCGGCAAACTGTGATTATGTCATTGTCAGTGGAGCTCAAAGGAAAGAAGAACGCTGGGACATGAATGAGAATGAGCAGATACTTACTACAG AACATGAGCAGAAGCAGCGTTTAGAAACGGACTCAATGTTTCGATTGGAGCATGGGGTGGCTGACAAAGAAAAACTACAGCGAGCTGTCCCCTCCTTGTCAGAGATTCAGGAAGTGCAGAGTGCCTGGAAGGATGACTTTGCTATCAACAGCCTGCTGAGAAGCAAGTTCAGG GAGGAAAAGAAACAAATACAGGAAGAAGAGGAAAAGGATCAATTGCTGCTCAAGAAGACATCACTGGATCTTCAGCTTCTCCCTGAGACTGAGGATGACAAAAAACTTGCAGCATTACTGAAATACCGGAGCTTAGAGTGTGAGGATATAAGTGGGAATGGAGGGTGGTTGATATAA